Proteins from one Gossypium raimondii isolate GPD5lz chromosome 8, ASM2569854v1, whole genome shotgun sequence genomic window:
- the LOC105791234 gene encoding uncharacterized protein LOC105791234 isoform X4 — protein sequence MEAAAAVAAARGGALPMSSSSRKEWRAVSDHHLVRNHGDEVVVSFLMNIFAFWYYLSSERMLDSERKFLLFGSYEQEMDRSKLGQSDERTIYEVQHGREPADVDFCSITADESLDDDVLQQRIHNITRQREELLQMEVELRAQAIARSRVLEIQSSCDSKITAHVNAVAKLEEQLDEREQTIHEFERKMEEKDRELHAIKVDKEEVWAKEDLLREQNKELATFRRERDHSEAERAQHIKQIHDLQEHVQDKERQLIDLQEQYRAAQEAILYKDEQLRDAQTWISRVQEMDALQSSTNHSLQAELRERTEQYNQLWHGCQRQFAEMERLHLHTIHQLQLELADVRERNGSYTDGSHMSQTKSKDLSQFGQTNGKQVDSNGSGATNANTGIISNGPSDNVQTFVSPGNASNPNQNDHVPSVPIAPLGLPTYLPPGQVSALHPFIMHQQGAPHSVTSHVGHYSMPDTASIQQWQNQLTSPEGLQLSAQNHIPPPQTDQKLGGSDVKYEYDLSVNGQAIRSDYLDHINQGAEPNSVISSSSGKAQVSSQFHDALRLSSEPKEQNILNMNNHVQEDQIPTAEETSTAAAAASPSHDTSVHSVNFCETTMKNGTGDIFPEKLVSTGQTNNLISAKTSETALLDERSLLACIVRTIPTGGKIRISSTLPNRLGKMLAPLHWHDYKKKYGKLDDFVASHPALFLIEGDYIQLREGAQEMIAATAAVAKVAAAAAASSPYSSILPSVAVTPMAQPNRLKKGLPTADSNHAKNENAAFKGYAVISKTAAGDHSQLSGMQNQHPNGVSFGVAGNLSNVKILSKSNGANSEISSLTNVESKASGQGRSNSNFAGKQQGRATGAALSSRR from the exons ATGGAGGCAGCGGCCGCTGTTGCCGCCGCACGGGGCGGTGCGCTCCCAATGTCGTCATCGTCGCGTAAGGAGTGGCGTGCCGTTTCGGACCATCACCTGGTTCGTAACCATGGGGATGAAGTGGTAGTTTCATTTTTGATGAATATCTTCGCTTTTTGGTATTATTTGAGTTCTGAGAGAATGTTGGATTCAGAACGAAAATTCCTCTTGTTTGGCTCCTATGAACAA GAAATGGACAGATCAAAGTTGGGACAATCAGACGAGAGAACCATATATGAG GTGCAGCATGGAAGAGAGCCTGCTGATGTTGACTTCTGCTCAATCACGGCTGATGAAAGTTTAGATGATGATGTATTACAACAGAGGATCCACAATATTACTAGACAAAGAGAGGAGCTATTGCAGATGGAGGTTGAACTCCGAGCACAGGCAATTGCAAGATCAAGGGTCCTGGAAATTCAGAGCAGCTGTGATTCAAAAATAACAGCCCACGTCAATGCTGTTGCCAAGCTTGAG GAGCAACTCGATGAAAGAGAACAGACCATACATGAATTCGAAAGGAAAATGGAGGAGAAAGACAGAGAGTTGCATGCCATCAAAGTTGATAAAGAAGAG GTCTGGGCAAAGGAAGATCTTCTCAGAGAGCAAAACAAGGAACTGGCTACTTTCAG AAGAGAACGTGATCATTCAGAAGCTGAGAGAGCTCAACACATAAAACAGATACATGATCTTCAAGAGCATGTTCAAGATAAAGAGAGGCAGCTTATTGACTTGCAGGAACAG TATAGGGCTGCTCAAGAAGCTATTCTTTATAAGGATGAACAGTTGAGAGATGCCCAAACTTGGATTTCACGTGTCCAGGAGATGGATGCGTTGCAGTCAAGTACAAACCACTCCTTACAGGCTGAGTTGAGAGAACGTACAGAGCAATATAACCAGCTCTGGCATGGATGTCAGAGACAG TTTGCAGAGATGGAGAGACTTCATTTGCATACAATACATCAACTTCAACTTGAGCTGGCTGATGTGAGAGAGAGGAATGGTTCTTATACTGATGGATCACATATGTcccaaacaaaatcaaaagatcTTTCTCAATTTGGTCAAACTAATGGAAAACAGGTGGATTCTAATGGAAGTGGCGCAACAAATGCTAATACTGGGATTATTTCTAATGGGCCTTCAGACAATGTGCAAACTTTTGTTTCACCTGGAAATGCATCAAATCCG AATCAGAATGACCATGTTCCAagtgttccaattgctccacttGGGTTGCCTACATACCTCCCACCTGGGCAGGTGTCTGCTCTGCATCCATTTATCATGCATCAACAGGGAGCTCCCCATTCTGTGACATCTCATGTTGGGCACTACTCAATGCCAGATACAGCATCCATCCAACAGTGGCAGAACCAGCTG ACTTCCCCAGAGGGTTTACAGCTGTCTGCACAGAATCATATTCCACCACCCCAAACTGATCAAAAGCTTGGGGGCTCAGATGTAAAGTATGAATATGACTTGTCTGTCAATGGACAAGCCATTCGTTCAGACTATCTGGATCATATAAACCAAGGGGCAGAGCCCAATTCTGTGATATCATCATCTTCTGGGAAAGCTCAG GTCTCTTCACAATTTCATGATGCTTTAAGATTGAGCTCTGAACCCAAG GAACAAAATATTCTGAATATGAATAATCATGTGCAAGAGGATCAAATCCCAACAGCAGAGGAAACAAGTACTGCAGCTGCTGCTGCTAGTCCATCTCATGATACTTCAGTGCATTCTGTTAATTTCTGTGAAACGACAATGAAAAATGGAACTGGTGATATTTTTCCCGAAAAGCTGGTCTCAACTGGCCAGACTAATAACCTGATATCAGCTAAGACTTCAGAGACAGCTCTGCTTGATGAGAGGTCTTTGTTGGCTTGCATTGTTCGCACGATTCCAACTGGTGGAAAAATTCGGATCAGTTCCACG CTACCAAATAGGTTGGGGAAAATGCTTGCACCTTTACACTGGCATGATTACAAGAAGAAGTATGGAAAGCTGGATGACTTTGTAGCCAGTCACCCTGCG TTGTTTCTGATTGAGGGCGATTATATTCAGCTTCGAGAGGGAGCACAAGAAATGATAGCAGCCACTGCTGCTGTTGCTAAAGTTGCTGCAGCAGCTGCAGCCTCATCTCCTTACTCCTCGATTTTGCCTTCTGTTGCTGTTACTCCAATGGCACAACCTAACCGACTAAAGAAGGGTCTCCCAACAGCTGACTCCAACCATGCGAAGAATGAGAATGCTGCTTTCAAGGGGTATGCAGTTATCTCCAAAACTGCAGCTGGTGATCATTCACAGCTGTCAGgaatgcagaatcaacatcccAATGGTGTTTCTTTTGGAGTGGCTGGAAATCTCtcaaatgtaaaaatattgagCAAATCTAATGGAGCAAATTCTGAGATATCAAGTCTGACAAATGTTGAAAGCAAGGCCTCTGGTCAGGGAAGGTCTAATTCTAATTTTGCTGGAAAACAGCAGGGCAG GGCAACTGGGGCAGCTTTGTCTTCTAGAAGATAG
- the LOC105791234 gene encoding uncharacterized protein LOC105791234 isoform X1: MEAAAAVAAARGGALPMSSSSRKEWRAVSDHHLVRNHGDEVVVSFLMNIFAFWYYLSSERMLDSERKFLLFGSYEQEMDRSKLGQSDERTIYEVQHGREPADVDFCSITADESLDDDVLQQRIHNITRQREELLQMEVELRAQAIARSRVLEIQSSCDSKITAHVNAVAKLEEQLDEREQTIHEFERKMEEKDRELHAIKVDKEEVWAKEDLLREQNKELATFRRERDHSEAERAQHIKQIHDLQEHVQDKERQLIDLQEQYRAAQEAILYKDEQLRDAQTWISRVQEMDALQSSTNHSLQAELRERTEQYNQLWHGCQRQFAEMERLHLHTIHQLQLELADVRERNGSYTDGSHMSQTKSKDLSQFGQTNGKQVDSNGSGATNANTGIISNGPSDNVQTFVSPGNASNPNQNDHVPSVPIAPLGLPTYLPPGQVSALHPFIMHQQGAPHSVTSHVGHYSMPDTASIQQWQNQLTSPEGLQLSAQNHIPPPQTDQKLGGSDVKYEYDLSVNGQAIRSDYLDHINQGAEPNSVISSSSGKAQVDESINASYLVDSQPEPTMPQVSSQFHDALRLSSEPKEQNILNMNNHVQEDQIPTAEETSTAAAAASPSHDTSVHSVNFCETTMKNGTGDIFPEKLVSTGQTNNLISAKTSETALLDERSLLACIVRTIPTGGKIRISSTLPNRLGKMLAPLHWHDYKKKYGKLDDFVASHPALFLIEGDYIQLREGAQEMIAATAAVAKVAAAAAASSPYSSILPSVAVTPMAQPNRLKKGLPTADSNHAKNENAAFKGYAVISKTAAGDHSQLSGMQNQHPNGVSFGVAGNLSNVKILSKSNGANSEISSLTNVESKASGQGRSNSNFAGKQQGRATGAALSSRR, from the exons ATGGAGGCAGCGGCCGCTGTTGCCGCCGCACGGGGCGGTGCGCTCCCAATGTCGTCATCGTCGCGTAAGGAGTGGCGTGCCGTTTCGGACCATCACCTGGTTCGTAACCATGGGGATGAAGTGGTAGTTTCATTTTTGATGAATATCTTCGCTTTTTGGTATTATTTGAGTTCTGAGAGAATGTTGGATTCAGAACGAAAATTCCTCTTGTTTGGCTCCTATGAACAA GAAATGGACAGATCAAAGTTGGGACAATCAGACGAGAGAACCATATATGAG GTGCAGCATGGAAGAGAGCCTGCTGATGTTGACTTCTGCTCAATCACGGCTGATGAAAGTTTAGATGATGATGTATTACAACAGAGGATCCACAATATTACTAGACAAAGAGAGGAGCTATTGCAGATGGAGGTTGAACTCCGAGCACAGGCAATTGCAAGATCAAGGGTCCTGGAAATTCAGAGCAGCTGTGATTCAAAAATAACAGCCCACGTCAATGCTGTTGCCAAGCTTGAG GAGCAACTCGATGAAAGAGAACAGACCATACATGAATTCGAAAGGAAAATGGAGGAGAAAGACAGAGAGTTGCATGCCATCAAAGTTGATAAAGAAGAG GTCTGGGCAAAGGAAGATCTTCTCAGAGAGCAAAACAAGGAACTGGCTACTTTCAG AAGAGAACGTGATCATTCAGAAGCTGAGAGAGCTCAACACATAAAACAGATACATGATCTTCAAGAGCATGTTCAAGATAAAGAGAGGCAGCTTATTGACTTGCAGGAACAG TATAGGGCTGCTCAAGAAGCTATTCTTTATAAGGATGAACAGTTGAGAGATGCCCAAACTTGGATTTCACGTGTCCAGGAGATGGATGCGTTGCAGTCAAGTACAAACCACTCCTTACAGGCTGAGTTGAGAGAACGTACAGAGCAATATAACCAGCTCTGGCATGGATGTCAGAGACAG TTTGCAGAGATGGAGAGACTTCATTTGCATACAATACATCAACTTCAACTTGAGCTGGCTGATGTGAGAGAGAGGAATGGTTCTTATACTGATGGATCACATATGTcccaaacaaaatcaaaagatcTTTCTCAATTTGGTCAAACTAATGGAAAACAGGTGGATTCTAATGGAAGTGGCGCAACAAATGCTAATACTGGGATTATTTCTAATGGGCCTTCAGACAATGTGCAAACTTTTGTTTCACCTGGAAATGCATCAAATCCG AATCAGAATGACCATGTTCCAagtgttccaattgctccacttGGGTTGCCTACATACCTCCCACCTGGGCAGGTGTCTGCTCTGCATCCATTTATCATGCATCAACAGGGAGCTCCCCATTCTGTGACATCTCATGTTGGGCACTACTCAATGCCAGATACAGCATCCATCCAACAGTGGCAGAACCAGCTG ACTTCCCCAGAGGGTTTACAGCTGTCTGCACAGAATCATATTCCACCACCCCAAACTGATCAAAAGCTTGGGGGCTCAGATGTAAAGTATGAATATGACTTGTCTGTCAATGGACAAGCCATTCGTTCAGACTATCTGGATCATATAAACCAAGGGGCAGAGCCCAATTCTGTGATATCATCATCTTCTGGGAAAGCTCAG GTTGATGAGTCAATTAATGCAAGTTACCTTGTGGACTCCCAACCTGAGCCAACCATGCCGCAGGTCTCTTCACAATTTCATGATGCTTTAAGATTGAGCTCTGAACCCAAG GAACAAAATATTCTGAATATGAATAATCATGTGCAAGAGGATCAAATCCCAACAGCAGAGGAAACAAGTACTGCAGCTGCTGCTGCTAGTCCATCTCATGATACTTCAGTGCATTCTGTTAATTTCTGTGAAACGACAATGAAAAATGGAACTGGTGATATTTTTCCCGAAAAGCTGGTCTCAACTGGCCAGACTAATAACCTGATATCAGCTAAGACTTCAGAGACAGCTCTGCTTGATGAGAGGTCTTTGTTGGCTTGCATTGTTCGCACGATTCCAACTGGTGGAAAAATTCGGATCAGTTCCACG CTACCAAATAGGTTGGGGAAAATGCTTGCACCTTTACACTGGCATGATTACAAGAAGAAGTATGGAAAGCTGGATGACTTTGTAGCCAGTCACCCTGCG TTGTTTCTGATTGAGGGCGATTATATTCAGCTTCGAGAGGGAGCACAAGAAATGATAGCAGCCACTGCTGCTGTTGCTAAAGTTGCTGCAGCAGCTGCAGCCTCATCTCCTTACTCCTCGATTTTGCCTTCTGTTGCTGTTACTCCAATGGCACAACCTAACCGACTAAAGAAGGGTCTCCCAACAGCTGACTCCAACCATGCGAAGAATGAGAATGCTGCTTTCAAGGGGTATGCAGTTATCTCCAAAACTGCAGCTGGTGATCATTCACAGCTGTCAGgaatgcagaatcaacatcccAATGGTGTTTCTTTTGGAGTGGCTGGAAATCTCtcaaatgtaaaaatattgagCAAATCTAATGGAGCAAATTCTGAGATATCAAGTCTGACAAATGTTGAAAGCAAGGCCTCTGGTCAGGGAAGGTCTAATTCTAATTTTGCTGGAAAACAGCAGGGCAG GGCAACTGGGGCAGCTTTGTCTTCTAGAAGATAG
- the LOC105791234 gene encoding uncharacterized protein LOC105791234 isoform X3, with the protein MEAAAAVAAARGGALPMSSSSRKEWRAVSDHHLVRNHGDEVVVSFLMNIFAFWYYLSSERMLDSERKFLLFGSYEQEMDRSKLGQSDERTIYEVQHGREPADVDFCSITADESLDDDVLQQRIHNITRQREELLQMEVELRAQAIARSRVLEIQSSCDSKITAHVNAVAKLEEQLDEREQTIHEFERKMEEKDRELHAIKVDKEEVWAKEDLLREQNKELATFRRERDHSEAERAQHIKQIHDLQEHVQDKERQLIDLQEQYRAAQEAILYKDEQLRDAQTWISRVQEMDALQSSTNHSLQAELRERTEQYNQLWHGCQRQFAEMERLHLHTIHQLQLELADVRERNGSYTDGSHMSQTKSKDLSQFGQTNGKQVDSNGSGATNANTGIISNGPSDNVQTFVSPGNASNPNDHVPSVPIAPLGLPTYLPPGQVSALHPFIMHQQGAPHSVTSHVGHYSMPDTASIQQWQNQLTSPEGLQLSAQNHIPPPQTDQKLGGSDVKYEYDLSVNGQAIRSDYLDHINQGAEPNSVISSSSGKAQVDESINASYLVDSQPEPTMPQVSSQFHDALRLSSEPKEQNILNMNNHVQEDQIPTAEETSTAAAAASPSHDTSVHSVNFCETTMKNGTGDIFPEKLVSTGQTNNLISAKTSETALLDERSLLACIVRTIPTGGKIRISSTLPNRLGKMLAPLHWHDYKKKYGKLDDFVASHPALFLIEGDYIQLREGAQEMIAATAAVAKVAAAAAASSPYSSILPSVAVTPMAQPNRLKKGLPTADSNHAKNENAAFKGYAVISKTAAGDHSQLSGMQNQHPNGVSFGVAGNLSNVKILSKSNGANSEISSLTNVESKASGQGRSNSNFAGKQQGRATGAALSSRR; encoded by the exons ATGGAGGCAGCGGCCGCTGTTGCCGCCGCACGGGGCGGTGCGCTCCCAATGTCGTCATCGTCGCGTAAGGAGTGGCGTGCCGTTTCGGACCATCACCTGGTTCGTAACCATGGGGATGAAGTGGTAGTTTCATTTTTGATGAATATCTTCGCTTTTTGGTATTATTTGAGTTCTGAGAGAATGTTGGATTCAGAACGAAAATTCCTCTTGTTTGGCTCCTATGAACAA GAAATGGACAGATCAAAGTTGGGACAATCAGACGAGAGAACCATATATGAG GTGCAGCATGGAAGAGAGCCTGCTGATGTTGACTTCTGCTCAATCACGGCTGATGAAAGTTTAGATGATGATGTATTACAACAGAGGATCCACAATATTACTAGACAAAGAGAGGAGCTATTGCAGATGGAGGTTGAACTCCGAGCACAGGCAATTGCAAGATCAAGGGTCCTGGAAATTCAGAGCAGCTGTGATTCAAAAATAACAGCCCACGTCAATGCTGTTGCCAAGCTTGAG GAGCAACTCGATGAAAGAGAACAGACCATACATGAATTCGAAAGGAAAATGGAGGAGAAAGACAGAGAGTTGCATGCCATCAAAGTTGATAAAGAAGAG GTCTGGGCAAAGGAAGATCTTCTCAGAGAGCAAAACAAGGAACTGGCTACTTTCAG AAGAGAACGTGATCATTCAGAAGCTGAGAGAGCTCAACACATAAAACAGATACATGATCTTCAAGAGCATGTTCAAGATAAAGAGAGGCAGCTTATTGACTTGCAGGAACAG TATAGGGCTGCTCAAGAAGCTATTCTTTATAAGGATGAACAGTTGAGAGATGCCCAAACTTGGATTTCACGTGTCCAGGAGATGGATGCGTTGCAGTCAAGTACAAACCACTCCTTACAGGCTGAGTTGAGAGAACGTACAGAGCAATATAACCAGCTCTGGCATGGATGTCAGAGACAG TTTGCAGAGATGGAGAGACTTCATTTGCATACAATACATCAACTTCAACTTGAGCTGGCTGATGTGAGAGAGAGGAATGGTTCTTATACTGATGGATCACATATGTcccaaacaaaatcaaaagatcTTTCTCAATTTGGTCAAACTAATGGAAAACAGGTGGATTCTAATGGAAGTGGCGCAACAAATGCTAATACTGGGATTATTTCTAATGGGCCTTCAGACAATGTGCAAACTTTTGTTTCACCTGGAAATGCATCAAATCCG AATGACCATGTTCCAagtgttccaattgctccacttGGGTTGCCTACATACCTCCCACCTGGGCAGGTGTCTGCTCTGCATCCATTTATCATGCATCAACAGGGAGCTCCCCATTCTGTGACATCTCATGTTGGGCACTACTCAATGCCAGATACAGCATCCATCCAACAGTGGCAGAACCAGCTG ACTTCCCCAGAGGGTTTACAGCTGTCTGCACAGAATCATATTCCACCACCCCAAACTGATCAAAAGCTTGGGGGCTCAGATGTAAAGTATGAATATGACTTGTCTGTCAATGGACAAGCCATTCGTTCAGACTATCTGGATCATATAAACCAAGGGGCAGAGCCCAATTCTGTGATATCATCATCTTCTGGGAAAGCTCAG GTTGATGAGTCAATTAATGCAAGTTACCTTGTGGACTCCCAACCTGAGCCAACCATGCCGCAGGTCTCTTCACAATTTCATGATGCTTTAAGATTGAGCTCTGAACCCAAG GAACAAAATATTCTGAATATGAATAATCATGTGCAAGAGGATCAAATCCCAACAGCAGAGGAAACAAGTACTGCAGCTGCTGCTGCTAGTCCATCTCATGATACTTCAGTGCATTCTGTTAATTTCTGTGAAACGACAATGAAAAATGGAACTGGTGATATTTTTCCCGAAAAGCTGGTCTCAACTGGCCAGACTAATAACCTGATATCAGCTAAGACTTCAGAGACAGCTCTGCTTGATGAGAGGTCTTTGTTGGCTTGCATTGTTCGCACGATTCCAACTGGTGGAAAAATTCGGATCAGTTCCACG CTACCAAATAGGTTGGGGAAAATGCTTGCACCTTTACACTGGCATGATTACAAGAAGAAGTATGGAAAGCTGGATGACTTTGTAGCCAGTCACCCTGCG TTGTTTCTGATTGAGGGCGATTATATTCAGCTTCGAGAGGGAGCACAAGAAATGATAGCAGCCACTGCTGCTGTTGCTAAAGTTGCTGCAGCAGCTGCAGCCTCATCTCCTTACTCCTCGATTTTGCCTTCTGTTGCTGTTACTCCAATGGCACAACCTAACCGACTAAAGAAGGGTCTCCCAACAGCTGACTCCAACCATGCGAAGAATGAGAATGCTGCTTTCAAGGGGTATGCAGTTATCTCCAAAACTGCAGCTGGTGATCATTCACAGCTGTCAGgaatgcagaatcaacatcccAATGGTGTTTCTTTTGGAGTGGCTGGAAATCTCtcaaatgtaaaaatattgagCAAATCTAATGGAGCAAATTCTGAGATATCAAGTCTGACAAATGTTGAAAGCAAGGCCTCTGGTCAGGGAAGGTCTAATTCTAATTTTGCTGGAAAACAGCAGGGCAG GGCAACTGGGGCAGCTTTGTCTTCTAGAAGATAG
- the LOC105791234 gene encoding uncharacterized protein LOC105791234 isoform X7: MEAAAAVAAARGGALPMSSSSRKEWRAVSDHHLVRNHGDEVVVSFLMNIFAFWYYLSSERMLDSERKFLLFGSYEQEMDRSKLGQSDERTIYEVQHGREPADVDFCSITADESLDDDVLQQRIHNITRQREELLQMEVELRAQAIARSRVLEIQSSCDSKITAHVNAVAKLEEQLDEREQTIHEFERKMEEKDRELHAIKVDKEEVWAKEDLLREQNKELATFRRERDHSEAERAQHIKQIHDLQEHVQDKERQLIDLQEQYRAAQEAILYKDEQLRDAQTWISRVQEMDALQSSTNHSLQAELRERTEQYNQLWHGCQRQFAEMERLHLHTIHQLQLELADVRERNGSYTDGSHMSQTKSKDLSQFGQTNGKQVDSNGSGATNANTGIISNGPSDNVQTFVSPGNASNPNQNDHVPSVPIAPLGLPTYLPPGQVSALHPFIMHQQGAPHSVTSHVGHYSMPDTASIQQWQNQLTSPEGLQLSAQNHIPPPQTDQKLGGSDVKYEYDLSVNGQAIRSDYLDHINQGAEPNSVISSSSGKAQEQNILNMNNHVQEDQIPTAEETSTAAAAASPSHDTSVHSVNFCETTMKNGTGDIFPEKLVSTGQTNNLISAKTSETALLDERSLLACIVRTIPTGGKIRISSTLPNRLGKMLAPLHWHDYKKKYGKLDDFVASHPALFLIEGDYIQLREGAQEMIAATAAVAKVAAAAAASSPYSSILPSVAVTPMAQPNRLKKGLPTADSNHAKNENAAFKGYAVISKTAAGDHSQLSGMQNQHPNGVSFGVAGNLSNVKILSKSNGANSEISSLTNVESKASGQGRSNSNFAGKQQGRATGAALSSRR, encoded by the exons ATGGAGGCAGCGGCCGCTGTTGCCGCCGCACGGGGCGGTGCGCTCCCAATGTCGTCATCGTCGCGTAAGGAGTGGCGTGCCGTTTCGGACCATCACCTGGTTCGTAACCATGGGGATGAAGTGGTAGTTTCATTTTTGATGAATATCTTCGCTTTTTGGTATTATTTGAGTTCTGAGAGAATGTTGGATTCAGAACGAAAATTCCTCTTGTTTGGCTCCTATGAACAA GAAATGGACAGATCAAAGTTGGGACAATCAGACGAGAGAACCATATATGAG GTGCAGCATGGAAGAGAGCCTGCTGATGTTGACTTCTGCTCAATCACGGCTGATGAAAGTTTAGATGATGATGTATTACAACAGAGGATCCACAATATTACTAGACAAAGAGAGGAGCTATTGCAGATGGAGGTTGAACTCCGAGCACAGGCAATTGCAAGATCAAGGGTCCTGGAAATTCAGAGCAGCTGTGATTCAAAAATAACAGCCCACGTCAATGCTGTTGCCAAGCTTGAG GAGCAACTCGATGAAAGAGAACAGACCATACATGAATTCGAAAGGAAAATGGAGGAGAAAGACAGAGAGTTGCATGCCATCAAAGTTGATAAAGAAGAG GTCTGGGCAAAGGAAGATCTTCTCAGAGAGCAAAACAAGGAACTGGCTACTTTCAG AAGAGAACGTGATCATTCAGAAGCTGAGAGAGCTCAACACATAAAACAGATACATGATCTTCAAGAGCATGTTCAAGATAAAGAGAGGCAGCTTATTGACTTGCAGGAACAG TATAGGGCTGCTCAAGAAGCTATTCTTTATAAGGATGAACAGTTGAGAGATGCCCAAACTTGGATTTCACGTGTCCAGGAGATGGATGCGTTGCAGTCAAGTACAAACCACTCCTTACAGGCTGAGTTGAGAGAACGTACAGAGCAATATAACCAGCTCTGGCATGGATGTCAGAGACAG TTTGCAGAGATGGAGAGACTTCATTTGCATACAATACATCAACTTCAACTTGAGCTGGCTGATGTGAGAGAGAGGAATGGTTCTTATACTGATGGATCACATATGTcccaaacaaaatcaaaagatcTTTCTCAATTTGGTCAAACTAATGGAAAACAGGTGGATTCTAATGGAAGTGGCGCAACAAATGCTAATACTGGGATTATTTCTAATGGGCCTTCAGACAATGTGCAAACTTTTGTTTCACCTGGAAATGCATCAAATCCG AATCAGAATGACCATGTTCCAagtgttccaattgctccacttGGGTTGCCTACATACCTCCCACCTGGGCAGGTGTCTGCTCTGCATCCATTTATCATGCATCAACAGGGAGCTCCCCATTCTGTGACATCTCATGTTGGGCACTACTCAATGCCAGATACAGCATCCATCCAACAGTGGCAGAACCAGCTG ACTTCCCCAGAGGGTTTACAGCTGTCTGCACAGAATCATATTCCACCACCCCAAACTGATCAAAAGCTTGGGGGCTCAGATGTAAAGTATGAATATGACTTGTCTGTCAATGGACAAGCCATTCGTTCAGACTATCTGGATCATATAAACCAAGGGGCAGAGCCCAATTCTGTGATATCATCATCTTCTGGGAAAGCTCAG GAACAAAATATTCTGAATATGAATAATCATGTGCAAGAGGATCAAATCCCAACAGCAGAGGAAACAAGTACTGCAGCTGCTGCTGCTAGTCCATCTCATGATACTTCAGTGCATTCTGTTAATTTCTGTGAAACGACAATGAAAAATGGAACTGGTGATATTTTTCCCGAAAAGCTGGTCTCAACTGGCCAGACTAATAACCTGATATCAGCTAAGACTTCAGAGACAGCTCTGCTTGATGAGAGGTCTTTGTTGGCTTGCATTGTTCGCACGATTCCAACTGGTGGAAAAATTCGGATCAGTTCCACG CTACCAAATAGGTTGGGGAAAATGCTTGCACCTTTACACTGGCATGATTACAAGAAGAAGTATGGAAAGCTGGATGACTTTGTAGCCAGTCACCCTGCG TTGTTTCTGATTGAGGGCGATTATATTCAGCTTCGAGAGGGAGCACAAGAAATGATAGCAGCCACTGCTGCTGTTGCTAAAGTTGCTGCAGCAGCTGCAGCCTCATCTCCTTACTCCTCGATTTTGCCTTCTGTTGCTGTTACTCCAATGGCACAACCTAACCGACTAAAGAAGGGTCTCCCAACAGCTGACTCCAACCATGCGAAGAATGAGAATGCTGCTTTCAAGGGGTATGCAGTTATCTCCAAAACTGCAGCTGGTGATCATTCACAGCTGTCAGgaatgcagaatcaacatcccAATGGTGTTTCTTTTGGAGTGGCTGGAAATCTCtcaaatgtaaaaatattgagCAAATCTAATGGAGCAAATTCTGAGATATCAAGTCTGACAAATGTTGAAAGCAAGGCCTCTGGTCAGGGAAGGTCTAATTCTAATTTTGCTGGAAAACAGCAGGGCAG GGCAACTGGGGCAGCTTTGTCTTCTAGAAGATAG